CGTTATAAACCGCAAGCTCCTGCGCATTAAGGGAATCAAAGGCATTTATCTGCCAGTCGGGATGGGAATATTCTTTCTTGGAAATATGTCTGATAGCTATGCTGGAAGCGCAAATGACAAGTGTGAGCAGCATGGTCGCAAAAACAAGTTTTGTTTCCCTGCCGGAACTGGAGGGGCGGATGACTTTTACGCACCCCGCATTATCTGTATGGCCCATGTGAAAACCTCATAAAAAGACGGCGGGCCGGGCTCCGACCCGCCGTGTAGTGGAGGATACTCTTGTTGCTGTAGAGTACGCTTTGCGAGAGATTATTTCATGTCTTCGGCTTTGATCCAGATAACTGCATCCTGACCGAGTTCTTTGCCTTTGTATTCTTTTTCAGGACCTACGCCCAGAGCTGCGAAGCCCCACCAGCCGGCCTTGGGAATACCGAAGGTGATGTAGCCGTTGGCATCGGAGAAGATGGTCTGGGTCACGAAAGAATCGTGGGGATAATCAACGGAGGATTTTTCGGGCATGGAGTTGTTTTTGAGGTTGGGCATGTGGCTCATGTACTCAACTTCAACTTCAGCACCTGCAACGGGTTTGCCTTCGGAAAGAACCTGAGCTTTGAAAACGTTGCCGGTCCATACGCCGTAAGGCTTGATCAGGGGAACTATTTCGCAGGGAAGACCTACAGGCTCGGCCCAGTTACCGGGAACACCGCCGACGTTGGCGATGAGCTTGGTGATCTGCTGCATGTAAACGTCTTCTTCTTTTTCAAAGTAGTAGCCGGGCTTCATTACGAAAACATAGTCACCCATGGAGCGGACGAGTTTTTTGGGAATCTTGGCTTCGTATGCGGGAGCACTGGAGTGAGGGTTTTTCCAAGTAATTTCTTTCAAAAGACCTTTGAGATCTTTTTTCTTGGCTTTAGAGTCACCACGCTGGCTGACAACGTAGAATTCTTCAATGCCGCCCATGTCCATCATATGGCCTGCTTCAGCAGGGTGAGTGAAGACAATGCGCATGTCCATTTCCTGCCCCTTATCCATCGCGATTTCAGGGGTGTACACCATCATGAAATGAGCAAAGGCAGTGCTACCGAATGCGAGCACGAAAAGTGCAGCCAGGGGAAGAATAAAACGAGCTTTCATCACATCTCCATTTTTTGAATTTGAGTGCTAATCTCAATATTATTACAAAAAATTAAGCACAGGACCACCCCATGCTTAATCAAAACCTTACTCTACGATGTCGACGCCATTGACTTCAATCTGATGTCCTTCACCGCCATCAAAAATAACAAGGTACGCACCGGCGGGCTTATCGAAATTGTATTCGCTGTCTTCGCTCATCGCACCCTTGAGGATAGTCTTGCCATTGCCGTCTTTCACGAACATTTTTACGCCCGAAGCGGAAGAACCGTCGGAAAATCCACCTTCACAGGTAATGGTGTTGTCACCGTTGTCAAAGCAACTCATGAGCGGAGTGTGCGCAAAAGCCTGCCCGGCAAATGCCAGAAGTGCAGCCAAAGTAAGAACTACGAGAATCTTTTTCATTTTATCTCTCCTGTGGAACGATTAATTAAACTTCTATAATTCA
The sequence above is a segment of the Desulfovibrio sp. JC022 genome. Coding sequences within it:
- a CDS encoding DUF4198 domain-containing protein; protein product: MKARFILPLAALFVLAFGSTAFAHFMMVYTPEIAMDKGQEMDMRIVFTHPAEAGHMMDMGGIEEFYVVSQRGDSKAKKKDLKGLLKEITWKNPHSSAPAYEAKIPKKLVRSMGDYVFVMKPGYYFEKEEDVYMQQITKLIANVGGVPGNWAEPVGLPCEIVPLIKPYGVWTGNVFKAQVLSEGKPVAGAEVEVEYMSHMPNLKNNSMPEKSSVDYPHDSFVTQTIFSDANGYITFGIPKAGWWGFAALGVGPEKEYKGKELGQDAVIWIKAEDMK